The DNA region ACTTGAAAATGCAAAACTCCCGACCGTCCTTGCCGACACGCGGCTGTCTGAAAATCACCGGTCCGGGTGAGTCCAGCTTGATGGCGACGGCGATGATCGCCATGACCGGGAGGACCAACAACAGGAGGAGCATGCCCAACGTCCAATCGAGAACCGGTTTGACGTATCGAAAGTAACGGGACCGGGTGACATTCCTCGAAATGCTCATCCCGGATCCGGCAATCCGTTCGGCCCTCATCTCCATCAAATCCCCTCCTTCATGCGAGCGATTTGGTTTTCATGGAGGAGCGGGCGGACACAAAATCGTGCAACCAAGTCATGAAGCTGTCCATCAATTCCTCATTGCGTGCTGCGAATTCAACCGTGGCCTGCAGGAAGCCCAGTTTGCTCCCCACGTCGAACACCCGTCCCTCATATTCGTAGCCGATGAGCGGCTTTTGCGCGGCCTGGACCCGGAGTGCGTCCGTCAGCTGAATCTCTCCTCCGGCCCCGGGCATCGTCCGGTCCAGAATGTCAAAAATATCCGCTTCCAAGATATACCGTCCGATGATCGCCAGATTGGACGGAGGATGTTCTTTCGGCTTTTCCACGAGGTCGTCGATGCGACTCACTTTGCCGCCGATCCGCTCTCCGGAGATCACCCCGTACTTGTGCACCTCTTCCCAGGGAACCTGCTGTACGGCGATCACTCCCGCACCGTTTTCCTCGTAGAGATCGATCATCCGCTTCAGACAGGGAACCCGACCGTCCATGATCATGTCGCCGAGAAGGACCGCAAACGGCTCATCCCCGATGAACTCCCGGGCACAGGAGATGGCATGTCCCAATCCCAGCGCCTCTTTTTGCCTGACATAATAAATGTTCGCGAGATCGGTGGAAGTGCGGACCAGTTTCAGCAGGTCCTCCTTGTTTTTTTGCGCGAGGTTGAATTCCAGCTCGAAGTTTTTGTCAAAGTGGTCTTCGATGGCCCGCTTGCTCTTCCCGGTCACGATGATGATCTCCTGAATGCCCGATTGGACGGCTTCTTCCACGATGTACTGAATCGTCGGCTTGTCCACGATCGGGAGCATTTCCTTGGGCATGGCCTTGGTCGCCGGCAAGAACCGGGTTCCGAGACCCGCCGCGGGAATGATCGCTTTTCTGACTTTTTTGCTCATTGGCTTTCTCTCCCCCGGATGCAGTTTCTCAGGAGCTGTTCTCACCCAGCTGCAGATGCTGCTTCAGCAAGGAACTGATGCGGTCCCGTTCCTGCTGATCCACAATATAATAGTAGACACCGCCGATTTTCGTCCCTTTTCCCTTGATCGACACCGTTTCCATGTTGCCGGCGGCTCCCCGGTAGTCGGTGGCCACCGCCGTCATTTCATCAAACGTCATGTTGGTCCGGATGCTTCCCTGCAGAGAGGCCAGGATGTCTCCCATGTTGGTGACGATGGCCGGTGATGCAGCCTTTTTCATGACTTCGCGCAACACCTGACGTTGCCGCTCCTGGCGGCCGAAATCGCCGCGGGGATCGTCATAGCGCATCCGGGTATACTTGAGCGCCCGGTACCCGTCCAAATGCACGGGCCCTTTGGGGAACGAGACCCCTTCGTAGGTGAAGGCGAATGGGCTGTCCACCGTCACGCCGCCCACGGCATCCACCATTTTCATGAAGCCTTCCATGTCGACTTGCACATAATAGTCAATGGGTGCGTTCAGGAACTTCTCCACCGTGCGGATCGACATTTCCACTCCGCCGAACGCGTAGGCGTGGTTGATCTTGTCCTGGGTTCCCCGCCCCACGATCTCCGTCCGGGTGTCCCGCGGAATGCTGAACATCAGGATGGATCCTTTCGCGGGATTGACCGACATCACCATGAGCGAATCGGAGCGCCCGCGGTCCCCTTCCCGCTTGTCCACCCCCATCAGCAGCACCGAAAACGGTTGTCTTTGGTTGATGTCCACCCCTTTTTCGCGAAGTTCCGATTTTTCCCGATCGATCGGTGAATACATGTTGTTGGCGGTCTGCTTCACCGAATCGTACACGTACCAAGCGTAAGCCCCGCCGGCTCCGACGAGGAGAACCAGCACCGTCATCAAGATTTTCAGCCACTTGCGTTTCTTTTTTTGTTTCGACACGCGATGGTTTCTGGATTCCATGAGCCACCTCTTTGGTTGTTCTTTCCGAACGGAGAGATTGGGTCTCATAATAATACTCCGTTGGAAGGTTTCGGTTTTTGTCCACTTTCTTCAACAAGACGCCCAAAATCCTTCAGAAGTTGAGCCCTTCTCATGTTACTTGGTTCATTTGTTGATTTCCGCATTTCGGGAAGAGGTACTCCCGAAAATTTCATCCGGCATTTTTCCGGTCACGAAGCCCCATTCTTCTGAATATTGTTTTTTTGATTTTCCTGTTGACTTCATGAACCCTCTTGGATATGATAATAATTGTCGAGAGCACGACAGAAAAAAATGAACGAAACATGGGGCATTAGCTCAGCTGGGAGAGCGCTACGATGGCATCGTAGAGGTCAGCGGTTCGATCCCGCTATGCTCCACCAAACCAACCGCTTGCCAAATCGGCAAGCGGTTTTTCGTTTGTCTGCCTTTCGGATTCCGTTCCATTCTCACGCGAGCACATGAACTTGGAGACGATGTTGGATGAGTTCCGAACGGCATGACTGATACAAAAAAGCCAGCCCGTTTGAGGCTGGTCTTTGGGTTGTCTACACGTTTCGTTGTGTGAGCAAAGATGCCGGAAGCCTTCCCCTGCTCGTTTCGTTGCGATGGCAAAGGCACTCGCAGGGGAAGGTTCCGGCTTTATCGTTCCAATCCACACTGGATTCAATAACTTCAGCAAAAAATCGGATCATTTCCATCGAGGAGGAGGAAGAGTTGAAGTTTCCATTCCACACTGGATTCAATAACCCTCGCCGTTTCTGGGTTTCGGGAATTTTCAACGCTCAGAATCCTTGATTTTTCGTGATCTGCAACCTTCCCAGAGCTCTCAAAACGGGGGAGGGTTGTAGATAAATTGGGGATTTATGCGTTGATACATATATTATCATAATAACATGATGCGGATCGATTTGTCAAATCACTGCAAATTTTATTGGACATAGAGGGTCATTTTCGTTGTTTTTTGTTTGTGGGATTAGCTCAAATGGAAATTTCTGTATTCAATTGTCTGCAACTTAATGTCAGAAAACTGCGCCAATCAAAAAACCCCTTCCCGGGATGGGAGGGGGTTTATATGAACACGAATTCATAGAAGTTATATGCCGGAAGCCTTCCCCGGCTCGTTTCGTTGCCATGGCAAAGGCACTCGCAGGGGGAGGTTCCGGCAATTTTCATTCCATCCACTTACCCGACGTGTTCTTGGGTTTGCAGAGACTTCTCCCAGACTTCTTGTTTCGCCGCGTCCACTGTGAAGCGTCCGTAGCCGACGGCGGTTTTGGCGCCGGCACCGGACCATTCGAGGGCTTGTTGGAGCCATCCGTGAACACGGTAGAGGTCGCGCAGGTCTTGCTCTCTCCGGCTTCGGGGCAGGAGGGCGAAAACGAACGGCTGGTCCCTGGCCACGACGAGAAACGGCGTGACGTTCGGGGAGGACCAGTCATGGGGCGGAGATTTCTTCTTGTCTTTTGCGCTGTAATAGCCCAGATGATGAACGGAGATGACGTCCATTTCCAGCGTGGGCGGTTGGGCGGGCAGGGCGTCCAGGAAGAGGACGCTGCCGGAGTGCGGGTGTCCCCGCGTTTCCCGGGTGTCGGGACCGAAGATGCGGTTGATGTCCCGGGGATCGGCCTGAATCCACTCGCTGGCCCATGCGCGGACGAGCCCCTTGATGGACGATCCGATCAGGTACGGGACGCCCAGGGTGTGGTGCCAGGTGAAGCCGTTCTCGGTGGGATGGGATCTCCCCAGTCCGGTGGCGAAGCGGCTGGCGGTTTTGGTGTACAGCAGCAATCCCCCGTTGGCCCGCACGATGTCTTCCGTTCGTTCCAAGGCTTCCCGAAGCAGATCGGCATTTCCGACGGTACCGGTGACGGAGCGGATCCAGTCCATTTTTCGGCGACTCAGGTACCAACGGTCGGATCCGGGATCATACATCCATTCGTTGCAAAACTTTTCGTACCACAGACCGGTGTTTCCGGCGGAGGGCCTTTTTTTCGGCAAATGTATCCGGTCGTCGGTCGGCTTGTACAGGGGAAGCTTCCGGATCAATCCCGTTTGCACCTTGGTGGAGGCGACCCGAAAGCGGTGGTCCGCATGCAGGTTCCGGTCTTTCAGGATGGCTTCGGCGAATCGCTTGTGCCAGAACAGCCAGTTCATCGCTTCGGTCATGGCCCGGCGGTAACGGTCGGGGCCATGGTCCATCACGGCTTGGAGCAGGTCGGTGGCGCCGGGATACGGAGCCAGCGGATGGTTCCGGCAGAGCCAACCGGACAAGTTTTTCCACAGCCAGGCACGGGGCTCTTTCTGGTCTGTCTCGCCGGGCCGGTACGATGAGCGCAAGGCCGCAAGCGCCTGTCCCAAACCGTTGATCATGATGGTGAGCGGCAGGCGGGCGACAAAGCTGGCATAGTCGTCCCGTTCTCTGCTCAGCTCTTCTTGCTCACATCTTTTTTCCACTTCCTGCACGGTCTCCCAAGCATGACGGATCCGTTCCTGCAAGGATGCAGGTTGGTTCATGCCGCATCCCAACCTTTCGGAAGACTGGCGGACATCCATCCTTGGCCGGTGGTTTCGTTGCCGCCGATCTGCACGTACGGATTGCGGGCCAGTTCCTCTGTCAGCTTTTTCAGCGAGTCCTCCCGGCCCGGTCGGGGGATGAGCAGGGAGTACATGAGGGTGTCGGGCGGAATGGTTTCCTCGTTCCACACGTTGCGGCTGGTTTTGGTCTCCAGATCCAGCTGGTTTTTGGTGACGATCGGAAGTGAGAAACGGGCAAAATGGCTGAATTCATCGTTGTTCAGCAGGACCAGCTGCCCGGGAAGGCGTTTCCGGACGGAGTCGTGCCGGATGAGCGGAGCGATGCAGCCGATGATTTCCCGGATCAGGGGCTCATCCTGCTCAGGAATGTAAGTGAATTCTTCCAAGAAGACCGCTTCCGACTCGGGCCGGGCGGTGATCGCCTGTTCCCGGGGAATGTCGACCTCCGGGATGCGCAACGAAACGCCGGTCAGGGACAGGTCCCGCTGCAGCCGCTCCAGGGCGTACGGACAGGTGACCCAGCGGTAGTGACCGGACAGGGAACGGACGGGCAGGAGCAGCAGACGGGCGTCCGTGATCCCGACACCTCCCGCTTCTTCTTTTGTGCCGAAAATTTGATCGATCCAGGCGGGCGGGTTCTTGACATCCCCGTGCTCCAGCACCAGTTTTTCCCGCAGGGCGCCTTTCAGGGCAGACCCGGGGATCAGGGGATATTCGGTGACCGCTTCCCGGATGACGGGCAGGTCCAGGAGACCGTCCTGCCGGCCCGATCCGGGATGAACCGCCGTTTCAGCCAAGAGTCCCATCACGGTGGCTTGCATCGGCTTCAACCTCCTCTTTCCATTGTCCGATCGCCATTTGTCCCAAGCCGTATGCCGTCATGCGGCCGATCCGGGAGCCGTGCAACGCGAGAATGTCCGCTTTTCGATCCGCGTCCGCTTCGAAAAACCAGGCGCTGCCTGCCGGAATCAGGGGAAGTTGCGGACGGGAGCCTCCCCGGCGGAGATCCCAGCCGCTCATGAACACCGGTTTTCCGATGATGGCACAGACCAGCTTACCCGGAGCGCCGGAAAAACCTTCCCGGATCAAGGCGCCGTCCGGATCCGGAAGACAGTGGGTGAGCAGCAGCATCACATAACGGATTCGCCCGTCGGGATCCGGAGTGAGCTGCGGCGCCGGCGGCAGGGGATCGGGAGCGGACGGATCGACCGTGACGCGGGCAAACCGGCCTTCTCCGCCGAGCGGCAGCGCCAGCAACCGTTCGCGATCCGGAGTGTCCGGAATCCCGTCCACCCCCAGCCGGATGTGCAGCCCGTGCACGGTGCGGATGTGCGGAACGGTGAACAGGTGGCCTTTCTCCACCCGTTGCGTCCGCAGATCGCGTTGGATGCCGGCGCGGGGCTCTTTGCGCCACAGTTCTCCTTCCTCAAACAGCTCGCCTTCGGGGGCGGGCGTATCCCCGCGCAGCACCCGCTCAAGTCCGCTGCGTGTGACCCATGTGTGTTCCAGCGCGTGCCCTTCCACGCGTTCTTTCAGGACCGGCAGCCGGAGCCCGTATCCCAGATCGCAATCCACCGGTGTTCCCGGCACCAAACGGGTGACGCGGAACCGGCCGTCCCGCCGTTTTTGTCCGTACAGGAACAGCGGTGCGGGAAAGAGCGTCTCACCCTTCCATTCGAGAAAGGGGCCGGTGAGGCGAAGGGAACCGGTGTGATCCCAGCCGGCGGGAATGTCCGGATGAGCGGACGGATCGGAGGGTCCGCCCAGCCATTCCGGCCAGCTGTCGGGTCGTTCCGGGTCCCAGCCTGCTTCCCGGGCCAGTGCGAAACGAACGGCCCCGAGCAGCGAGGAGGCGAACGGGGGAAAATGCGTGTCCGGTGCCAGACCCCCGCTTTCCCCGGCGCTGAAGCGGGCGGGATCGCGGAAAAAGAGAGTGTCCAGTGGATCCCAGGACCACCATGTCGTCATGAGGTTTTCACTCCTTTTGCCGGACGGAAAAACCGGATGAGTTGGGCGGCGCTGTCATCCAGCGGTCCTTCGGCCAACCGGACCCGGTCATCTTCCCGCCAGGAGCGGAAGCTGACGCGGAACAAATCTTCCAGCAGTTCTTCCGTTTGCGGGTTCCGCTGGCCGGTGATGCGATAATGATCTTCACGGATGAGCCGCTTCAGCATGTAGCGGTGCTGATCGTCGTCGTCGAGAAACTGCGGAAACCGTTTGTACGCGGTTTGCAGTTTGTCCAGAAACCGGTTGGACAACAGACGGTCCGGTGCGTTCAGCAGGCGGATCAGGCTGTCCACGGCCGACGGTTGTCCGTCCGTTCCTTCCCAGGGAGCCGACCAGATCAGTTCCGCTCCCGTCCGTTTCCAGATCCCGATGGCCAGACTGTCTCTTCCCGTGGTTTCCTTCGCCTGAACATCCAGCATGTCACGGGTGAACTCCAGCACGCTTTGCAGCGGGGACGAGCAGTAACCGAACACGACGGCGGTGGAGCAGGTGGCCTTGATCCGGTCGCCGGCCGTTTCCCGGAAAGCGTTCATGTAGTCCTCCCGCAGCAAGCGTGCCGCCCGGAGGGCTTGATCCATGGGGAAGATGGCCATGACGTCATCGCCGCCGGCGTAAATGACGATCCCTTGGTGACCATTGATGGTCGTGAGGATGCGTTCGGAGAATTCGTTCAGCGCCTGGCTGATCAACCGGCCGTTTTCCGGACTGGCCTGCAGATGCCGTCCCAACCGGTCGCCATCCATCATGAGGAGGGCGTAGTAAGGAATCGGATCTTCGCCGACCGCCTTTCTGAGGCGCTCATAGGCATCCCGGAGCGAAGCGCCGTCCATGGACGAATCATCCCATACCCGCTGAAGCAGGTGAGGGATCACCCAGCTTCCGTCCAGTTTGTAAAATTTCTCGATTCTTGGATCCGGTTTTTTCCCGTCCGGTGAAAGGATGTGGGAAGGAGGAGTGATCAGGACATCGTCCGGAACGGTGCGGGCATACTCCCTCACGGCGTGCGAGGCTTTTATCTTCGCCTTTTCCATCCACGACAGCGCCGCCATGTAGTTGAAGGAGGGAATGCCCACCGCCTCGGAGGGAAACTTCCAACCGATCGCTTCCTCGGCCACGTAGGGAAGCAGCCGTTTGATCAGGGCGATGGCCGAGAGTCGTTCGTCATCCGCCAGATCATTGGACCTGAGGCTGTCGTCAATCATCTTCCAGAATGCACGGTCGTTGCAGCCGGACACCTCTTCCAACCGATTCATCACCGTGCATTTCTCTCCGCCTTCCACCGGTGGCAGATGATGGCGCCAGTTTTTTCGGCGATCGATGGCGTTGTCCGCTTCATCCACCACCCAGAAAGTCTCCCAGTACCCGTTCACCTGCCGCTTCCAGATCGCCTGTGTTCGCTCGTCGTCCCAGCGTCTGAGGTTTTCCGGGTCTGACTGCTTTTTCTGAATCTCGTTCCGAATGTACCTGTTCACCGCGTCGGCGATTCGCTTCCACGCCGCGTCCACTGCCTCGCAACATCCGCGGGGATCGAAGTCTTTCGGCACTTCTGCCTTGAACCGGTTGGGCAACGTGCCAAGCCCCGGACCGAACCTCGGTTTCCGGTCCGGAGGCTGGAGAATGGCGCCCAGCAGGGAATCGGGCTTGTCGAGATTCACGAAAGGAAACACGATTCGGCCGCCGCTATGGATCACGTGGGCCATCGCGTGTCCGGTCAGATAGGAAACAAGAAACGAACTGACCAACAGATCACGCGTTCGACGTGAACGGGCCACGAAATCCTGGACGGGTCCCAGCATGAAATGAACGGTTTTCACGCTCATTCCCATCCCCTTCTCAAAAACTTTCTGAATGCAAGTTCTCCGGTGAAGCTTTTCAAGGCTTGTTGAAGATGATCTTCATTCCAATCACGCCACCAGACTTTCCGGTTTCCCTCTTTGGATGCCAATTTCGGAAACGGCACGGATTGGATGGTGAATTGGGGAACGTATCCCTCAGCCGTGCGGGCGATGCGCAGCCGAACCGGGGACGGCATCCGTCCTTCTCTCCAGGGCTGTTCATATTTCTCCTCATCCACGGCAATAATCTGTTTGCCTTTGACTCGGGCAGGAAGTCCGAACAAAATGCGGTGTTCAGGGTAATGTTGATAAAAACGGTTCATCAGGTCATGGGCATCCCGAAGTGCTTCAAAACAGTCGGAGTGGGGAGTCGGTCCCAACCAGACACTGGTGTTTCGGTCCAGGCGGGTATGTTTGCCGGGGGGAAACGGGGTGTCGGTCGCATGCAGCCAGCTTCGGATCATTTTGGCCCCATCGCAGAACCGATTCAACCACATTTCAGGTGTTTCTGCTCCGTCCGGCAGCGGCAAGGCTTCTTTCAAGCGAGCTGCTTCCGGGGCATGTTCCACCTTCCATGATTCCAGCGTAATCGAGCCCAATCCCCGACGGGTCCTCGTTCCGAGGCCGCCCACATGGGCCAGCAGCCAGACGGACGCCAATAATCCGGGCCAATCCTGGGGATCTTCCCGGTGGCGGTGTCGCATGGCGAATTGAAGCTCAAAGGACTGGTCCTCTTTCAGGTAATTCCGCTTGCTCAGGGAATGGGTGAAATGATGGAGCGAGGCCAACGTCGAATTGAAGGCCGAATGCTCCAAATGGGTGAGCAGGCGAATGATCACCCGGGACTGCCCTGTATGTGAACCGGCTCCTCCGAACAGCACCTCCTCCCGGGTGCCCTTGATTTTGTGGTTGTGGGTTGACCTTTTCCGGTCCAATTCCAGCCAGTCGGCAAATCCCGGATGAACGGCCCGGTACCAGTGGCGCAAGCTTCCCTTGATGGAAGGGACCCGCAGCACGGATTGCTGCTGGTTTGCGTCTCCGAGGAACATCGGGGTCACGATCCGGAAGCGGACGTGCAAGTGAGGAATGTCGGGGGATGTGTCGATGCGGGTTTCGTCCACTCCTTGCCCTCCTTCTTGAGAGAAAATATCGAAGGATCATATGAAGAAAATTGGATGAATATGATGCCTATTCCTTTCGGATGGTTTGTTTTCTAAACATTCAGATTATAACAAACGCGCTTTTTCCTGGATTTTTATCCCATGTGTTCACGGACGCTCTTCGGCAACGGCCGGTGAAACGGACAAAAAAACCGCTTGCCGGCTAAGCAAGCGATTTTTCGTTCGTCCGCCTTTCAGTGCCTCTCAAAGCTTGTCCACCAAGGTCAGCATGAACTTCAGCGCGGGCTCCTCTTCGGCTTTGACGGCTTCCCGTGCCTCTGTTTCCCCGAGGCTTCCGGATCTTGCTGCAGCCTTGACCCGGATGAGTTCATCCATTTTTTCTTCAATCGCAGCCTTCAGGATCCACTTCATCTTTCGGGACAAACAGGGAACCCACTGTACAAGGGCGGTCATGACCTCATATTCGTTTTTGAATGTCAAAAGAGAGTCATCCTCGTCCGAAAATGAAATGATCCATTCATTTTCTTCCGCATCATACCAAGCCACGCACTCGGTGCCGTTCACGGTTTCATACTCGACATAGTCGGCTTCCGGATGCGGAAAGATCAGGTGGCGTGGTCCGATTCGTTCCTTCATCGAGGGTCGGTCCTTTCGCAGCGGGGTTCCGCTGTTTTCCAGTGCTTGCGCGAAACCGCTCCCCGCCCGGACGCGGCCGGAACACCGTCGGGGAATGGTCGTGCCCGTCATGCCGTTCGGGTTTCGTCCAACTCCATCTCTTCGGGAAGGAGATGTCTTCTCATCCAGATTGCCGGGTCCTGGATCCGTTCGAGGAGCTCCTGATCGAGTTCGAGGTCCGGGTTGGTGTGCATTCGTTCGAGCAGGGCTTCCAACTTGGTCGGAACGTCCGGATTGCGGAATTCGTGCAGGCGCTTTTCCATTTCGTAGATCCGTTTCTCCGCGCGGAAGAGGCTGCGGTTGCGGTCACGGACCGAATCGGGGTCTCCGTACCATTCGATCAGGCTGAGCAACTGTTCTTCGTAACAGATGTACGGATCATGGTCGAGCAAATCCACCAGGGTGAGATGGGCTTCTTTGAGGGCTCCTTCGGTGAGATACCAGCAAATCAGGAAGACATGGGCGCGCACGTGGCCGGGATGTTCTCTCAGGTGCTGCTTCATGATCTTGAAGGCTTCCCACTTTTCTTCATCCGTCTCGGCCTCGTAATATTGGAAGATGGCGTTGTAGTAATGAACGCCCCACAGCTCCCCGTACCGCTCCAGCACATCGAGCACATCCTGTTTTCTGGTCACCTTGACCACCCGTTCGTGGTACGGGTCGATCAGGGCGTTTTCCAGCAGGATCTCGAGGGACTGCATGTACTCCTTGATCTGCTCATCCATCTCTTCCTTGTGTTCCTCCAGCTGTTCTTCCAGCTGTTCTTCCACTTCTTTCTCGATCAATTCGGGAAGTTTCATCGCTTGATAATACCCGTATACCGTAAAGCCGATCCCGCCGATCGTCCCGATGAGGGCCAGCGTGGTCATGAGGTAGTTCATGTATTCATAGCGCAGTTCCATGTCGTCTTTTCCCGCTCCGCCCGGGTCGCCCCCCTGCGGTTCGGCATGAACCGCATCCCCGAACGTCCCCGGTCCCCACACCAGCGCGACGGTCAGAAACACCACGTAAATCAACACAATGACCAGCGTGAACCGGGAAGCTTTCGCCCGGAGCCGCTGTCTGACTTTCTTTTGAGTTGCCCCAACCACTTTGATCACCTGCCGCCAGTCTCTTAAGTCATGTCCATCCTTGGAATGTTGCTCCCGTGTTTCCGGTGGAATGTGAATCCTCGCAACGGGGTTTCCGGGGAACAACGCCGCCGGAAAAGCCGATTCCGTCTCCGATCCATCAAATCCAATCATTTCATTCGTGCGCATCATCCGGATTTCCTCCGCCGGATGATGAACATTCCGAAACAAGAAGTACCGGAAGGATTTTTTCAACAGGCCCCGAAACCTATTCTTTCGTATAAAATTAATTTAATCAATCGATTCATACAAAATCTCCAACCGCGAGTGGCGGCAACAATCGCTCAAGAGGTGAAACGGCGTGAAAGTGATTTTTTCCACCGTGGGAACATCGATGGTGAAGGGGGAATGGCGGGAACGGTTCAACCGGCTGGAAGGCAAATCGCGGAAGGAGCGGGATGCAAACCGGAAGCTGTTTGACGAACTGGTGAACGAGATGGCGAAGGCGGCCGATGCCCCGAACTTCGATCCGATTGTCTTTTCGGCGGAGACACACAGCCTGCACCGAATGAACGTGGCCCCGGAGGACGTGCTCTATTTCCTGGTGTCCGACACCTTGCAAGGCGAATTGTGCGGTGAAGCGCTGGTACGGATTTCACAGAAGCTGTGGAAAGCGAAAGCGGAAATACGTGTGCTGGAAGGATTGCAGGTGTCCGATCCCGAGTTGTTCCGCCGAAAAGGGGTCTACTCGCTGGTCCGGACGGTGAAGGAGCGCATCGATCATCACGGGCGCAAAAACACGAAGTTCATCCTGAACGCCACCGGCGGCTTCAAGGCCACGATTCCGTACATGACGATGGTCGGTCTGATCGAGGGCA from Staphylospora marina includes:
- the galU gene encoding UTP--glucose-1-phosphate uridylyltransferase GalU; translated protein: MSKKVRKAIIPAAGLGTRFLPATKAMPKEMLPIVDKPTIQYIVEEAVQSGIQEIIIVTGKSKRAIEDHFDKNFELEFNLAQKNKEDLLKLVRTSTDLANIYYVRQKEALGLGHAISCAREFIGDEPFAVLLGDMIMDGRVPCLKRMIDLYEENGAGVIAVQQVPWEEVHKYGVISGERIGGKVSRIDDLVEKPKEHPPSNLAIIGRYILEADIFDILDRTMPGAGGEIQLTDALRVQAAQKPLIGYEYEGRVFDVGSKLGFLQATVEFAARNEELMDSFMTWLHDFVSARSSMKTKSLA
- a CDS encoding LCP family protein, producing the protein MESRNHRVSKQKKKRKWLKILMTVLVLLVGAGGAYAWYVYDSVKQTANNMYSPIDREKSELREKGVDINQRQPFSVLLMGVDKREGDRGRSDSLMVMSVNPAKGSILMFSIPRDTRTEIVGRGTQDKINHAYAFGGVEMSIRTVEKFLNAPIDYYVQVDMEGFMKMVDAVGGVTVDSPFAFTYEGVSFPKGPVHLDGYRALKYTRMRYDDPRGDFGRQERQRQVLREVMKKAASPAIVTNMGDILASLQGSIRTNMTFDEMTAVATDYRGAAGNMETVSIKGKGTKIGGVYYYIVDQQERDRISSLLKQHLQLGENSS
- the cmr6 gene encoding type III-B CRISPR module RAMP protein Cmr6 encodes the protein MNQPASLQERIRHAWETVQEVEKRCEQEELSRERDDYASFVARLPLTIMINGLGQALAALRSSYRPGETDQKEPRAWLWKNLSGWLCRNHPLAPYPGATDLLQAVMDHGPDRYRRAMTEAMNWLFWHKRFAEAILKDRNLHADHRFRVASTKVQTGLIRKLPLYKPTDDRIHLPKKRPSAGNTGLWYEKFCNEWMYDPGSDRWYLSRRKMDWIRSVTGTVGNADLLREALERTEDIVRANGGLLLYTKTASRFATGLGRSHPTENGFTWHHTLGVPYLIGSSIKGLVRAWASEWIQADPRDINRIFGPDTRETRGHPHSGSVLFLDALPAQPPTLEMDVISVHHLGYYSAKDKKKSPPHDWSSPNVTPFLVVARDQPFVFALLPRSRREQDLRDLYRVHGWLQQALEWSGAGAKTAVGYGRFTVDAAKQEVWEKSLQTQEHVG
- the cmr4 gene encoding type III-B CRISPR module RAMP protein Cmr4 yields the protein MQATVMGLLAETAVHPGSGRQDGLLDLPVIREAVTEYPLIPGSALKGALREKLVLEHGDVKNPPAWIDQIFGTKEEAGGVGITDARLLLLPVRSLSGHYRWVTCPYALERLQRDLSLTGVSLRIPEVDIPREQAITARPESEAVFLEEFTYIPEQDEPLIREIIGCIAPLIRHDSVRKRLPGQLVLLNNDEFSHFARFSLPIVTKNQLDLETKTSRNVWNEETIPPDTLMYSLLIPRPGREDSLKKLTEELARNPYVQIGGNETTGQGWMSASLPKGWDAA
- a CDS encoding type III-B CRISPR module-associated Cmr3 family protein codes for the protein MTTWWSWDPLDTLFFRDPARFSAGESGGLAPDTHFPPFASSLLGAVRFALAREAGWDPERPDSWPEWLGGPSDPSAHPDIPAGWDHTGSLRLTGPFLEWKGETLFPAPLFLYGQKRRDGRFRVTRLVPGTPVDCDLGYGLRLPVLKERVEGHALEHTWVTRSGLERVLRGDTPAPEGELFEEGELWRKEPRAGIQRDLRTQRVEKGHLFTVPHIRTVHGLHIRLGVDGIPDTPDRERLLALPLGGEGRFARVTVDPSAPDPLPPAPQLTPDPDGRIRYVMLLLTHCLPDPDGALIREGFSGAPGKLVCAIIGKPVFMSGWDLRRGGSRPQLPLIPAGSAWFFEADADRKADILALHGSRIGRMTAYGLGQMAIGQWKEEVEADASHRDGTLG
- the cas10 gene encoding type III-B CRISPR-associated protein Cas10/Cmr2; its protein translation is MSVKTVHFMLGPVQDFVARSRRTRDLLVSSFLVSYLTGHAMAHVIHSGGRIVFPFVNLDKPDSLLGAILQPPDRKPRFGPGLGTLPNRFKAEVPKDFDPRGCCEAVDAAWKRIADAVNRYIRNEIQKKQSDPENLRRWDDERTQAIWKRQVNGYWETFWVVDEADNAIDRRKNWRHHLPPVEGGEKCTVMNRLEEVSGCNDRAFWKMIDDSLRSNDLADDERLSAIALIKRLLPYVAEEAIGWKFPSEAVGIPSFNYMAALSWMEKAKIKASHAVREYARTVPDDVLITPPSHILSPDGKKPDPRIEKFYKLDGSWVIPHLLQRVWDDSSMDGASLRDAYERLRKAVGEDPIPYYALLMMDGDRLGRHLQASPENGRLISQALNEFSERILTTINGHQGIVIYAGGDDVMAIFPMDQALRAARLLREDYMNAFRETAGDRIKATCSTAVVFGYCSSPLQSVLEFTRDMLDVQAKETTGRDSLAIGIWKRTGAELIWSAPWEGTDGQPSAVDSLIRLLNAPDRLLSNRFLDKLQTAYKRFPQFLDDDDQHRYMLKRLIREDHYRITGQRNPQTEELLEDLFRVSFRSWREDDRVRLAEGPLDDSAAQLIRFFRPAKGVKTS
- the cmr1 gene encoding type III-B CRISPR module RAMP protein Cmr1, with translation MDETRIDTSPDIPHLHVRFRIVTPMFLGDANQQQSVLRVPSIKGSLRHWYRAVHPGFADWLELDRKRSTHNHKIKGTREEVLFGGAGSHTGQSRVIIRLLTHLEHSAFNSTLASLHHFTHSLSKRNYLKEDQSFELQFAMRHRHREDPQDWPGLLASVWLLAHVGGLGTRTRRGLGSITLESWKVEHAPEAARLKEALPLPDGAETPEMWLNRFCDGAKMIRSWLHATDTPFPPGKHTRLDRNTSVWLGPTPHSDCFEALRDAHDLMNRFYQHYPEHRILFGLPARVKGKQIIAVDEEKYEQPWREGRMPSPVRLRIARTAEGYVPQFTIQSVPFPKLASKEGNRKVWWRDWNEDHLQQALKSFTGELAFRKFLRRGWE
- a CDS encoding tetratricopeptide repeat protein, translating into MIKVVGATQKKVRQRLRAKASRFTLVIVLIYVVFLTVALVWGPGTFGDAVHAEPQGGDPGGAGKDDMELRYEYMNYLMTTLALIGTIGGIGFTVYGYYQAMKLPELIEKEVEEQLEEQLEEHKEEMDEQIKEYMQSLEILLENALIDPYHERVVKVTRKQDVLDVLERYGELWGVHYYNAIFQYYEAETDEEKWEAFKIMKQHLREHPGHVRAHVFLICWYLTEGALKEAHLTLVDLLDHDPYICYEEQLLSLIEWYGDPDSVRDRNRSLFRAEKRIYEMEKRLHEFRNPDVPTKLEALLERMHTNPDLELDQELLERIQDPAIWMRRHLLPEEMELDETRTA